A genomic stretch from Caldalkalibacillus salinus includes:
- a CDS encoding cell wall hydrolase, with product MNGKRVKWLVVSSFIVCFIMSQTVMDQRMAYANTTDEQIHTVQSGDTLWSIAQEYKVEINELKQINQLENDLIHVGQEIKIPVYEVTGDRYIVQRGDNLWNLAAKFDVSIYTLMEANQLDMTQVLQIGQIIKIPTKEQTDGADDEEKEQDTQEDQQSESKRDSEQEDTVGHKEEDRYAVPQYTIEEKRRMYPNFKSVIEARDVQFNLNLDQNKSKEDTKKTSRKTNDNLDAASARVNHQDTTHVSKETLEWLSKIIEAEAEGEPYLGKVAVGGVIMNRVEHEWFPDSIKDVIFQRTSHVYQFSPVGNGRIYRVTPSEESIKAAHAALNGEDPTNGALYFFNPRISNDSWIRTRTEAVTIGQHRFAY from the coding sequence ATGAATGGAAAACGAGTGAAATGGTTGGTTGTCAGTTCGTTCATCGTATGTTTTATCATGAGTCAAACGGTTATGGACCAGCGTATGGCTTATGCGAATACGACAGATGAACAAATACATACCGTTCAATCTGGAGATACCCTATGGTCTATAGCCCAGGAGTATAAAGTTGAAATCAACGAATTAAAGCAGATAAACCAATTAGAAAACGATCTTATCCATGTTGGCCAAGAAATTAAAATACCGGTCTATGAGGTGACAGGTGACCGTTATATTGTCCAAAGAGGTGATAACCTTTGGAATTTAGCGGCCAAATTCGATGTATCCATTTATACCCTAATGGAAGCAAACCAACTAGACATGACACAAGTATTGCAAATTGGACAAATCATTAAGATACCAACGAAAGAACAGACAGATGGGGCAGACGATGAAGAGAAAGAACAGGATACACAGGAAGACCAGCAGTCTGAATCAAAGCGGGACTCAGAGCAAGAAGATACAGTGGGTCATAAGGAAGAAGATCGATACGCGGTCCCTCAATATACAATAGAGGAGAAGCGTCGAATGTACCCTAATTTTAAATCTGTTATTGAAGCAAGAGACGTTCAATTTAATTTAAATCTAGATCAAAACAAGTCAAAGGAAGACACGAAAAAGACGAGTAGAAAGACGAACGATAATCTTGATGCTGCTTCAGCGAGAGTGAATCACCAAGATACAACCCACGTTAGTAAGGAGACATTAGAGTGGTTATCAAAGATCATTGAAGCGGAAGCTGAAGGTGAACCGTACCTAGGTAAAGTAGCCGTCGGGGGCGTGATTATGAATCGAGTGGAACATGAATGGTTTCCAGACTCAATCAAAGACGTTATTTTCCAACGGACAAGTCATGTCTATCAATTCTCCCCAGTGGGAAATGGTCGAATTTATCGCGTCACCCCTTCTGAGGAGTCTATTAAAGCGGCCCATGCTGCTCTAAATGGTGAAGATCCGACAAACGGTGCCTTGTATTTCTTTAACCCTAGAATCAGCAATGACTCGTGGATTAGAACGAGGACGGAAGCGGTTACGATTGGACAACACCGCTTCGCATATTAG
- a CDS encoding M20/M25/M40 family metallo-hydrolase, protein MQINRAELEQLLKDLIQQESVVNTEGERQIAENIYAFLKQLPYFQNNPTHVELTETYLDKKWRYNVVAYVRGKVMENNDTVILMGHLDTVGTDDFGKHQSMATDPDKVKKVLQQKGTPQNVQAHASSQEWMFGRGSLDMKSGVASHLYILKYFSEHISELKGNVMLVITCDEEDSSHGIRSALKDIRRLKEREGFSYIAAVNSDYTSPRYEGDENRYIYVGTVGKLLPTFFVAGKETHVGQVFEGFDPNLMISELTKEIDYNPLLCDEWFGEWTLPPVTLKQTDLKPFYDVQTPLTAFVYYNFFVHSWSPKQVLQKLKVHADKAFRRAIEAYQDRYETYCKLSGDPYEPMQIQPRVYTFEEYYEWMTLTHGAAFEEEIGRRCKELANNSDIDIRQYACRMVEEIWKWDHTKNPVMILFYSNLYIPRIAISRDTPEGDRLMTAIEDAVEQVQPMYNKNIEIKQFFPYISDMSYVALSDDEESIMTLEKNLPTWGEAFRLNVEDIRALNVPVCNIGPYGFDAHKKHERVELTYSLETVPLLTYSVIRHLFAGS, encoded by the coding sequence ATGCAGATTAATAGAGCCGAATTAGAACAATTATTAAAGGATTTGATTCAGCAAGAAAGCGTCGTTAATACAGAGGGTGAGCGTCAAATCGCTGAGAATATCTACGCTTTTCTCAAACAACTTCCTTACTTTCAAAACAATCCTACGCATGTTGAATTAACAGAAACGTATCTTGATAAAAAGTGGAGATACAACGTTGTCGCCTATGTTAGGGGAAAAGTGATGGAGAATAATGACACTGTCATTTTAATGGGGCATCTCGATACGGTCGGAACGGACGACTTTGGCAAGCATCAGTCAATGGCCACAGATCCTGATAAGGTTAAAAAGGTCCTTCAGCAAAAGGGCACGCCCCAAAACGTTCAAGCTCATGCCTCTTCACAAGAGTGGATGTTTGGTAGAGGAAGCTTAGATATGAAGAGTGGTGTTGCGAGTCATCTGTATATCCTAAAGTATTTCTCAGAACATATCTCTGAATTAAAAGGAAATGTCATGCTCGTGATCACCTGTGACGAGGAGGACAGCTCACATGGCATACGTTCAGCATTAAAAGACATCAGGAGATTAAAGGAAAGAGAGGGTTTTTCCTACATTGCCGCGGTGAACTCCGATTACACATCCCCACGTTACGAGGGAGATGAAAACCGGTATATATACGTCGGTACGGTTGGAAAGCTACTTCCGACCTTTTTCGTCGCTGGAAAGGAAACACACGTAGGACAAGTGTTTGAAGGGTTTGATCCCAATCTCATGATCTCAGAGCTGACCAAGGAAATTGACTATAATCCTTTACTATGCGATGAATGGTTTGGGGAATGGACATTGCCACCGGTGACTCTCAAACAAACGGACTTGAAACCATTTTATGACGTACAAACACCACTAACCGCTTTCGTGTACTACAATTTCTTTGTCCATTCGTGGTCCCCGAAGCAAGTGCTACAAAAGTTAAAAGTTCATGCCGATAAAGCCTTTCGGCGGGCCATAGAGGCGTATCAAGATCGTTATGAAACGTATTGTAAGCTGAGTGGAGATCCGTACGAACCTATGCAAATACAGCCAAGGGTTTATACCTTCGAGGAGTACTACGAGTGGATGACATTGACGCATGGAGCAGCATTTGAAGAAGAGATTGGCAGAAGGTGCAAAGAACTGGCGAACAACTCAGACATAGATATTCGCCAGTACGCCTGTCGTATGGTTGAAGAGATTTGGAAGTGGGATCACACGAAAAACCCTGTCATGATATTATTCTATTCAAATTTGTATATTCCGCGTATTGCTATTTCACGTGATACACCTGAAGGGGATCGTCTGATGACAGCGATAGAGGATGCGGTGGAACAGGTCCAGCCGATGTACAACAAAAACATCGAGATCAAACAATTTTTTCCCTATATCTCAGACATGAGCTATGTCGCCTTAAGTGATGACGAAGAAAGCATTATGACATTAGAAAAAAATCTCCCAACATGGGGAGAGGCCTTTCGTCTCAATGTTGAAGATATACGTGCACTCAATGTACCTGTGTGTAATATTGGGCCATACGGCTTTGACGCACATAAGAAACATGAACGCGTTGAACTGACGTATTCCCTTGAAACCGTTCCTCTATTAACTTACAGTGTCATTCGTCATCTGTTTGCAGGCTCATAG
- a CDS encoding glucosaminidase domain-containing protein, whose product MNKEDFVKSIAAYCREEMKRHHILASIKIAQACLESGWGQSRLAQEANNVYGLKGQGPAGSMTIESREYSEEGWRTVKSVFRKYPSIEASIRDHTQYLRNRERYQAVFQAQDYTEATQLLQEAGYATDPEYAQKLQRLIKENGWHNIDEAVRSEQQMAQQEKQQTQQQSTQKGPSNHAAQDDVHIQSQPSLAYVRNANLNFPNAHTRRERTEGIVVHHPAWHEASVERIHQLHLNNGWNGIGYHFYIRKNGQVWQGRPHWAIGAHERNSNSRTIGVCFEGNFHPSQRQGVDRQMPQEQMQAGIRLIRDLQALYPQAQWIRGHGGMSGASTSCPGEFFPLSQLKTRIAQNDQPNPSPQPSPSEPTPYAKEAWNWAKEIGITDGSNPRQPATREQVVTLIYRYHQWRQKN is encoded by the coding sequence ATGAATAAAGAGGATTTTGTTAAGTCCATCGCCGCTTATTGTCGTGAAGAAATGAAGCGCCATCATATATTGGCGAGTATAAAAATCGCACAAGCTTGCTTAGAGTCCGGGTGGGGACAAAGTCGTCTAGCCCAAGAAGCGAATAATGTATATGGATTAAAAGGGCAAGGCCCAGCAGGAAGTATGACAATAGAATCCAGGGAGTATAGTGAGGAAGGGTGGCGTACAGTCAAATCCGTTTTCAGAAAATATCCTTCCATAGAAGCATCGATCCGCGACCACACACAGTACTTGCGCAACCGTGAACGCTACCAAGCTGTCTTTCAAGCACAGGATTATACTGAGGCTACTCAATTATTACAAGAAGCAGGCTATGCAACCGATCCTGAGTACGCGCAAAAGCTTCAACGTTTGATCAAGGAAAACGGCTGGCATAACATTGACGAGGCTGTTCGCTCAGAACAACAAATGGCACAGCAAGAGAAACAACAAACCCAACAACAAAGCACCCAAAAAGGCCCCTCAAATCATGCCGCTCAGGACGATGTACACATTCAAAGCCAGCCCTCACTGGCGTATGTGCGCAACGCTAACTTAAACTTTCCGAATGCTCATACTCGTCGTGAGCGTACAGAAGGCATCGTCGTACACCATCCCGCTTGGCATGAAGCCAGTGTTGAAAGAATCCACCAATTACATCTGAACAACGGGTGGAACGGTATAGGCTACCACTTTTATATTCGTAAAAATGGGCAAGTATGGCAAGGACGGCCCCATTGGGCTATCGGTGCGCATGAAAGAAACTCTAACAGCCGTACGATTGGGGTTTGTTTTGAAGGTAATTTTCACCCTAGTCAGAGGCAAGGGGTTGATCGCCAGATGCCACAGGAACAAATGCAGGCTGGCATAAGACTCATACGGGACTTACAAGCATTGTATCCACAGGCTCAATGGATTCGTGGGCATGGGGGAATGTCCGGTGCGAGCACTTCCTGTCCAGGTGAATTCTTTCCACTAAGTCAACTGAAGACACGTATTGCCCAAAATGATCAGCCCAACCCGTCACCACAGCCGAGTCCATCAGAACCTACACCTTATGCGAAGGAAGCGTGGAACTGGGCCAAAGAGATCGGAATCACAGACGGGTCTAACCCAAGACAACCGGCCACTAGGGAACAGGTCGTGACGCTCATCTATCGTTATCATCAATGGCGTCAAAAAAATTGA